A genomic window from Nocardioides jiangxiensis includes:
- a CDS encoding serine/threonine-protein kinase, producing the protein MSADERGPELPGLEFQHKLGSGGFSDVYLYERQRPRMQVAVKVLKADIMDAAQRAQFVAEADTMGELAEHPYIVPVLGAGTASDGRPYLEMRYYPGPDLAERVKAQPLSVPDALKMGIQLASAIETAHRAGIIHRDIKPQNVLISSYGVPGLTDFGIAGRPGDADEDENVGVSMPWSPPEVLTGASNGSQASDVYSLGATLWNLLVGRSPFSIPGDDNSQRALFTRIVHSKPPMTGRADVPSSLERLLAQAMAKKPEHRPRSAMDLARHLQRVEQELRLARTEIVVLEHTHDAVRGAGSEPFSQTPTQTLPETTPEGAERTTLRVPVAPSTPVQGPPSGGSAPTARRPVRATTGDAPTTARPTRAAPGTAPGTAPGAASRAASGAAPTTARPTRPTGAPPASVGAGAASGAAPTMARPARAAAPAAAPTAARPVRADERPRGDGSEGATGTGRWLAIGAAVALLAASVAIGAFLSRGGDADEPKPGTLTQGGGASGPADVNVDLDPAIPVVRVVKVAGDKVTFAWDREQKGDWFQYEVVSSNGAVARQWKRTDKTSATVTALPDGVTCIAVQARRGTSGSTDAGRKCAR; encoded by the coding sequence GTGAGCGCCGACGAGCGGGGCCCCGAGCTCCCCGGCCTGGAGTTCCAGCACAAGCTGGGATCGGGCGGGTTCTCCGACGTCTACCTGTACGAGCGGCAGCGGCCGCGCATGCAGGTCGCGGTGAAGGTACTCAAGGCCGACATCATGGACGCCGCACAGCGGGCCCAGTTCGTGGCCGAGGCGGACACGATGGGCGAGCTCGCCGAGCACCCCTACATCGTCCCGGTCCTCGGCGCCGGCACGGCATCGGACGGCCGGCCCTACCTCGAGATGCGCTACTACCCCGGGCCCGACCTGGCCGAACGGGTCAAGGCGCAGCCGCTGTCGGTGCCCGACGCGCTGAAGATGGGCATCCAGCTGGCGAGCGCGATCGAGACCGCGCACCGGGCCGGGATCATCCACCGCGACATCAAGCCGCAGAACGTCCTGATCAGCTCCTACGGCGTGCCCGGCCTGACCGACTTCGGCATCGCCGGCCGCCCCGGTGACGCCGACGAGGACGAGAACGTCGGCGTCTCGATGCCGTGGTCCCCTCCCGAGGTCCTCACCGGCGCCTCCAACGGCTCGCAGGCCTCCGACGTCTACTCCCTCGGCGCCACGCTGTGGAACCTCCTGGTCGGGCGGTCGCCGTTCAGCATCCCGGGCGACGACAACTCGCAGCGGGCGCTCTTCACCCGCATCGTGCACTCCAAGCCGCCGATGACCGGCCGCGCCGACGTGCCGAGCAGCCTCGAGCGGCTGCTGGCGCAGGCGATGGCGAAGAAGCCGGAGCACCGTCCGCGCAGTGCGATGGACCTGGCCCGCCACCTGCAGCGGGTGGAGCAGGAGCTGCGGCTGGCCCGCACCGAGATCGTCGTCCTCGAGCACACCCACGACGCGGTCCGGGGCGCGGGCAGCGAGCCGTTCTCACAGACCCCGACGCAGACGCTTCCCGAGACGACGCCCGAGGGTGCCGAGCGGACGACCCTGCGTGTGCCGGTGGCCCCGTCCACCCCCGTTCAGGGACCACCGTCGGGCGGCAGCGCACCGACGGCCCGCCGGCCCGTGCGGGCCACGACGGGCGACGCGCCGACGACCGCCCGACCGACCCGGGCCGCACCGGGAACGGCACCGGGAACGGCGCCGGGAGCGGCGTCGCGGGCTGCGTCGGGAGCGGCGCCGACGACCGCCCGGCCGACGCGGCCCACCGGCGCGCCACCTGCCAGCGTGGGCGCAGGAGCTGCATCCGGGGCCGCCCCGACCATGGCCCGGCCGGCCCGAGCCGCAGCTCCTGCCGCTGCCCCGACGGCCGCGCGTCCGGTGCGTGCGGACGAGCGGCCGCGCGGCGACGGGTCCGAGGGCGCCACCGGAACCGGCCGCTGGCTCGCGATCGGCGCAGCCGTGGCGCTGCTCGCGGCGTCCGTCGCGATCGGCGCTTTCCTCTCCCGCGGCGGTGACGCGGACGAGCCGAAGCCCGGCACGCTCACGCAGGGCGGCGGGGCGAGCGGCCCGGCCGACGTCAACGTGGACCTGGACCCGGCCATCCCCGTGGTCCGGGTGGTGAAGGTCGCCGGCGACAAGGTCACCTTCGCCTGGGACCGTGAGCAGAAGGGCGACTGGTTCCAGTACGAGGTCGTCTCGAGCAACGGCGCGGTCGCCCGCCAGTGGAAGCGCACGGACAAGACGTCCGCGACCGTGACCGCGCTCCCCGACGGCGTCACCTGCATCGCGGTGCAGGCCCGCCGGGGCACGTCCGGTTCCACCGACGCCGGCCGAAAGTGCGCGAGGTGA
- a CDS encoding acyltransferase family protein has translation MDGLRGLGALAIVIAHVWLNLGTAAPLGPLPSLIQRAPLFLVMFFVLSAFLLYRPFVAAGFAGQPARVGRYAANRVRRIVPAYLLVLGASGFVLGVATVAPFRVDAGMPPTLPETGWLWTHPVLTVVNGSLLQTLLPGTVMTGIGPAWTLTVELCFYLLLPALAGLAFALGTRRLGVPAPVVAWTGPVLLVATGLVAKWVHVHLVLAGMNPVEAFFADWGPTWQAVFARSVLVQADLLGIGMGCAVLFVRWRGTSRTVARLGAIAALVLGGLAVAALLPTWYDTGWGLFWAGVVLLIATRPPGRGLGRVAGFFAAPPVHWAGEISYSVYLWHLPVILLFGRLGWTAPQTTVGFLANVASVVAVTYVLAALTWRYVERPVLRGRRAR, from the coding sequence ATGGACGGCCTGCGGGGCCTCGGTGCCCTGGCGATCGTCATCGCCCACGTCTGGCTCAACCTCGGCACCGCGGCGCCGCTGGGTCCGCTGCCGTCGCTGATCCAGCGGGCACCGCTCTTCCTGGTCATGTTCTTCGTGCTGTCGGCGTTCCTGCTCTACCGCCCCTTCGTGGCGGCCGGCTTCGCCGGACAGCCCGCGCGCGTCGGTCGGTACGCCGCCAACCGGGTGCGGCGCATCGTGCCGGCGTACCTCCTGGTGCTGGGGGCGTCGGGATTCGTGCTGGGCGTCGCCACGGTCGCGCCGTTCCGCGTCGACGCTGGCATGCCTCCGACGCTCCCGGAGACCGGCTGGCTCTGGACCCACCCGGTCCTCACCGTCGTCAACGGCTCGCTGCTGCAGACCCTGCTGCCCGGCACCGTGATGACCGGCATCGGGCCGGCATGGACGCTGACGGTCGAGCTCTGCTTCTACCTGCTGCTGCCGGCGCTCGCCGGGCTGGCCTTCGCGCTGGGCACGCGCCGCCTCGGCGTACCCGCTCCGGTGGTGGCGTGGACCGGCCCGGTGCTGCTGGTCGCGACCGGCCTCGTGGCCAAGTGGGTGCACGTCCACCTCGTGCTGGCCGGCATGAACCCGGTCGAGGCGTTCTTCGCCGACTGGGGACCGACCTGGCAGGCCGTCTTCGCCCGTTCGGTGCTCGTGCAGGCGGACCTGCTCGGCATCGGCATGGGCTGTGCCGTGCTGTTCGTCCGCTGGCGAGGTACCTCGCGCACGGTGGCGCGGCTCGGCGCCATCGCCGCTCTCGTGCTCGGTGGGCTGGCCGTCGCTGCCCTGCTGCCCACCTGGTACGACACCGGCTGGGGACTCTTCTGGGCAGGCGTCGTCCTGCTCATCGCGACACGGCCGCCGGGTCGGGGCCTGGGCCGGGTCGCCGGCTTCTTCGCGGCGCCTCCCGTGCACTGGGCCGGCGAGATCTCCTACAGCGTCTACCTCTGGCACCTGCCGGTGATCCTGCTGTTCGGCCGCCTCGGCTGGACCGCGCCCCAGACGACGGTCGGTTTCCTGGCCAACGTCGCGTCAGTCGTCGCGGTCACCTACGTGCTCGCCGCCCTCACCTGGAGGTACGTCGAGCGGCCGGTGCTCCGCGGCCGCCGGGCTCGCTGA